A part of Terriglobia bacterium genomic DNA contains:
- a CDS encoding cytochrome c family protein → MPQVFHRSTNTISWLSIALAVIGVAVFFFAAEQLQRSPYASWAGVARTQPVPFSHQHHVGGLGIDCRYCHTSVEVSSFAGIPPTKTCMNCHAQIWTNAEMLAPVRESFRSGKSLVWERANELPDFVYFDHSIHINKGVGCESCHGRVDRMPLMAAEYSLQMEWCLNCHRAPEKFLRPRAEVFNMRYQQPSERTPMEMDGKRFTDQISLGTHLVKKYRLRSAADITSCNTCHR, encoded by the coding sequence ATGCCCCAGGTATTCCACCGCAGCACCAACACCATTTCGTGGTTGTCGATCGCGCTCGCCGTGATTGGCGTGGCGGTGTTCTTCTTCGCCGCCGAACAGTTGCAGCGCTCGCCTTACGCGAGCTGGGCCGGCGTGGCGCGCACCCAGCCGGTGCCCTTCAGCCACCAGCATCACGTCGGCGGCCTGGGCATCGACTGCCGCTACTGCCACACCTCGGTGGAGGTCTCCAGCTTCGCCGGGATCCCGCCGACCAAGACCTGTATGAACTGCCACGCGCAGATCTGGACGAACGCGGAGATGCTGGCGCCGGTGCGCGAGAGCTTCCGCTCGGGGAAGTCGCTGGTGTGGGAGCGCGCTAACGAACTGCCCGACTTCGTGTACTTCGATCACAGCATTCACATCAACAAGGGCGTGGGCTGCGAATCCTGCCACGGGCGGGTGGACCGCATGCCGCTGATGGCGGCGGAGTATTCGCTGCAAATGGAGTGGTGCCTGAACTGCCACCGCGCGCCGGAAAAATTCCTGCGGCCGCGGGCGGAGGTTTTCAACATGCGTTACCAGCAGCCCAGCGAGCGCACGCCTATGGAGATGGATGGGAAGAGGTTCACAGACCAAATTTCACTGGGGACGCACCTGGTGAAGAAGTACCGGCTGCGCAGCGCGGCCGACATTACGAGTTGCAATACGTGTCATCGGTAG
- the purM gene encoding phosphoribosylformylglycinamidine cyclo-ligase, translated as MTDNGPNRTPVTYADAGVDLERAGRAKQRIKYLAHKTFTKSVLSEIGGFGGLFALDKKKYKDPVLVASVDGVGTKLKVAFEMNLHHTIGSDLVNHCVNDIAVQGAAPLFFMDYFATGRLDPEVAERVVAGIADACKHNGCALIGGETAEMPDFYEHGEYDLAGFIVGVVDKEKVLTGKDVQVGDVLIGLPSNGLHTNGYALARKLLFEIAHYSPETYVNELKNKVGNELMRVHKSYWPLLKKLVEGDAVSAMAHITGGGITGNLPRVLPKGTAAVVEMGSWPVQTIFQHLQQLGSIPQDEMMRTFNMGIGMILVVPPKKFKKVQTVLERAGEKGYTIGRIVKGERKVLYT; from the coding sequence TTGACCGACAACGGTCCTAACCGCACGCCTGTCACTTACGCCGATGCCGGGGTTGACCTGGAGCGCGCCGGCCGCGCCAAGCAGCGCATCAAGTACCTCGCCCATAAAACATTTACCAAGAGCGTGCTCAGCGAGATCGGCGGCTTCGGGGGACTGTTTGCCCTCGACAAGAAGAAGTACAAGGACCCGGTGCTGGTGGCGAGCGTGGACGGGGTCGGGACGAAGCTGAAGGTCGCGTTTGAGATGAACCTGCACCACACCATCGGCAGCGACCTGGTCAACCACTGCGTCAACGATATCGCCGTGCAGGGCGCCGCGCCGCTGTTCTTCATGGATTACTTCGCCACCGGCAGGCTGGACCCGGAGGTCGCGGAACGGGTGGTGGCCGGCATCGCCGACGCGTGCAAGCACAACGGCTGCGCCCTCATCGGCGGCGAAACCGCGGAGATGCCGGACTTCTACGAGCACGGCGAGTATGACCTGGCGGGGTTCATTGTCGGAGTCGTGGACAAAGAAAAGGTTCTGACCGGAAAGGACGTGCAGGTCGGTGATGTGCTGATCGGCCTGCCGTCCAACGGCCTGCATACCAACGGATACGCGCTGGCGCGCAAGCTGCTGTTCGAGATCGCACACTACTCGCCGGAAACCTATGTCAACGAGCTGAAGAACAAGGTCGGCAACGAGCTGATGCGGGTGCACAAGAGCTATTGGCCGTTGCTGAAGAAGCTGGTGGAGGGCGACGCCGTGTCGGCGATGGCGCACATCACCGGCGGCGGCATCACCGGAAACCTGCCGCGCGTGCTGCCCAAGGGAACGGCGGCGGTGGTCGAGATGGGCTCCTGGCCGGTGCAGACGATCTTCCAGCACCTGCAACAGCTCGGGAGCATCCCCCAGGACGAGATGATGCGCACTTTCAATATGGGCATCGGGATGATCCTGGTGGTTCCGCCCAAGAAGTTCAAGAAAGTGCAGACCGTCCTGGAACGCGCCGGCGAGAAGGGGTACACCATCGGACGAATCGTCAAGGGCGAGCGGAAAGTGCTGTACACCTAG
- a CDS encoding aldehyde dehydrogenase family protein → MSTTLTPVKTFGFLLDGRWISEGELREIRAPYDGEVVGTVVYGTRQHAEAAIAAAVKAFETTRRLPAYERQRVLRSVADGLIARRIEFADVLAREAGKPLKQARAEVERAISTFQIAAEESTRITGEVLPLDTAPPATGRWGMVKRFPLGAISAITPFNFPLNLVAHKLAPAIACGCTMVLKPPPQDPLSALMLAELVQQAGWPDGALNVLALSNEDAAPLVTDERVKLLSFTGSSAVGWELRKKAGKKRVVLELGGNAGCIVHGDADLKQAADRCVAGGFGYAGQTCISVQRIFVERKAMGKFTERLVEGAAKLKLGDPRDPNTDVGPMIREADAVRAVAWIDEAVAAGAKLLCGGHRNGPFVTPTVLTETKPNMRVNCLEVFAPVVTVEPYDDFNDALRRVNDSPWGLQAGLFARDARLIFRAFEELQVGGVIAGDIPTWRMDQMPYGGVKDSGAGREGLKYAIEEMTERKLLVMNVQ, encoded by the coding sequence ATGAGCACCACACTCACCCCAGTCAAGACCTTTGGATTTCTCCTCGACGGACGCTGGATCTCCGAGGGAGAGCTCCGCGAAATCCGCGCTCCGTATGATGGCGAGGTGGTCGGCACCGTCGTGTACGGCACGCGCCAGCACGCCGAAGCGGCGATTGCGGCAGCCGTCAAGGCGTTCGAGACCACGCGCCGCCTCCCCGCTTACGAGCGCCAGCGCGTCCTGCGGTCCGTTGCCGACGGCCTCATCGCCCGGCGCATCGAATTCGCCGACGTCCTGGCGCGGGAAGCAGGGAAGCCGCTGAAGCAGGCACGCGCCGAGGTGGAGCGCGCGATTTCGACCTTCCAGATCGCGGCGGAAGAGAGCACGCGCATCACCGGCGAAGTCCTGCCGCTGGACACCGCGCCCCCCGCCACCGGACGCTGGGGGATGGTCAAGCGCTTTCCGCTGGGCGCGATCTCGGCCATTACGCCGTTCAATTTTCCGCTCAACCTGGTGGCGCACAAACTGGCGCCCGCCATCGCCTGCGGCTGCACCATGGTGCTGAAACCGCCGCCGCAGGATCCGCTCAGCGCGCTGATGCTCGCCGAACTGGTGCAGCAGGCAGGCTGGCCCGACGGCGCGCTCAACGTACTCGCGCTCAGCAACGAGGACGCCGCGCCGCTGGTCACCGACGAGCGCGTCAAGCTGCTGAGCTTCACCGGCAGCTCGGCCGTCGGCTGGGAACTGAGGAAGAAAGCGGGCAAGAAGCGCGTCGTGCTGGAACTGGGCGGCAATGCCGGCTGCATCGTGCACGGCGACGCCGACCTGAAGCAGGCGGCCGATCGTTGCGTCGCCGGCGGCTTCGGCTACGCCGGGCAGACCTGCATTTCCGTGCAGCGAATTTTTGTCGAGCGCAAGGCCATGGGGAAGTTCACCGAGCGCCTGGTCGAGGGCGCGGCGAAATTAAAGCTCGGCGATCCCCGCGACCCGAACACCGATGTCGGGCCGATGATTCGCGAAGCGGACGCGGTGCGCGCCGTCGCATGGATCGACGAGGCTGTGGCCGCGGGCGCGAAACTGCTGTGCGGCGGCCATCGCAACGGGCCATTCGTTACACCGACCGTGCTCACCGAAACCAAGCCCAACATGCGCGTGAACTGTCTCGAAGTGTTCGCGCCGGTGGTGACCGTCGAGCCGTACGACGATTTCAATGACGCGCTCCGCCGCGTCAACGATTCCCCTTGGGGACTGCAGGCCGGACTGTTTGCCCGCGATGCGCGCCTGATCTTCCGCGCCTTTGAAGAACTGCAGGTGGGCGGCGTGATCGCCGGCGACATACCCACCTGGCGCATGGACCAGATGCCGTACGGCGGAGTGAAAGACTCCGGCGCCGGCCGCGAGGGCTTGAAGTACGCGATCGAGGAGATGACAGAAAGAAAGCTGCTCGTGATGAACGTGCAGTAG
- the tyrS gene encoding tyrosine--tRNA ligase: MPAFRPVDEQLAYIKKGAAEIIREDELRDKLKKSYETGKPLRVKIGLDPTAPDLHLGHTVVLRKLKHFQDMGHTVIFLIGDFTGMIGDPTGRSVTRPPLSREEINQNAETYLAQAHKILDPKKIEIRYNSEWLDKLGSEGWIRLAAKYTVSQMLEREDFHKRFQEEKPIALHELLYPLAQGYDSVALEADVELGGTDQKFNLLVGRELQRSHGQPSQVVLTTPLLEGLDGVQKMSKSYGNYIGITEPPLEMYGKVMSISDALMWRYYELLTDVSAQEIERLKSDAAAGRAHPMQLKKDLARKIVADFHSAEAARRAEEDWAKQFQRDEAPEDIEHVKVSYADVAAGGNHADAVRLDKLLARAGLASSVSDGLRKIKQNAVRVDNEVRSEPILKVKVPGEITVRVGRLLKKVTIQ; encoded by the coding sequence ATGCCTGCGTTCCGACCCGTTGACGAGCAGCTCGCCTACATCAAGAAGGGCGCGGCGGAGATCATCCGCGAAGACGAGCTGCGCGACAAGCTGAAGAAGTCTTACGAAACCGGCAAGCCGCTGCGGGTAAAGATCGGCCTCGATCCCACCGCGCCCGACCTTCACCTGGGCCACACGGTTGTGCTGCGCAAGCTGAAACACTTCCAGGATATGGGGCACACGGTCATCTTCCTGATCGGCGATTTCACCGGGATGATCGGCGATCCCACGGGCCGCTCGGTCACGCGTCCGCCGCTGTCGCGCGAGGAGATCAACCAGAACGCCGAGACCTACCTGGCGCAGGCGCACAAGATCCTGGATCCCAAGAAAATTGAAATTCGCTACAACAGCGAGTGGCTGGACAAGCTGGGGTCGGAGGGATGGATCCGGCTGGCGGCGAAATACACGGTGTCGCAGATGCTGGAGCGCGAGGACTTCCATAAGCGCTTCCAGGAAGAAAAGCCGATCGCGCTGCATGAACTGCTGTACCCGCTGGCGCAGGGATACGACTCGGTGGCGCTGGAGGCGGATGTGGAGTTGGGCGGCACCGACCAGAAATTCAATCTGCTGGTGGGACGCGAGCTGCAGCGCTCCCATGGACAGCCGTCGCAGGTGGTGTTGACCACGCCGCTGCTGGAGGGCCTCGACGGTGTGCAGAAGATGTCGAAGTCGTACGGCAATTACATCGGCATCACCGAGCCGCCCCTGGAAATGTATGGCAAGGTGATGTCCATCTCCGACGCGCTGATGTGGCGCTACTACGAGCTGCTGACCGACGTGAGCGCGCAGGAGATCGAGCGCCTGAAGTCCGATGCGGCTGCCGGGCGCGCGCACCCGATGCAGTTGAAGAAAGACCTGGCACGCAAGATCGTCGCCGATTTCCATTCCGCGGAAGCGGCTCGACGCGCGGAAGAGGATTGGGCGAAGCAGTTCCAGCGCGACGAGGCGCCGGAGGACATAGAGCACGTGAAGGTGTCGTACGCCGACGTCGCTGCCGGGGGGAATCATGCCGACGCGGTGAGGCTGGATAAGTTGCTGGCGCGCGCCGGGCTGGCAAGCTCGGTCAGTGATGGTCTGCGCAAGATCAAGCAGAACGCTGTGCGGGTGGATAACGAGGTCAGATCCGAGCCGATTTTGAAGGTCAAAGTTCCTGGCGAGATCACGGTGCGCGTGGGGCGGCTACTGAAGAAAGTCACCATCCAATAG
- a CDS encoding bifunctional acetate--CoA ligase family protein/GNAT family N-acetyltransferase: MKTSTTDKAHDVLHTEGHPLDALFHPKTVAVIGATERPGSIGRRVLWALVSSPFGGTVYPVSKDRASVLGIKAYPNVAAVPEAVDMAVIATPAATVPGIIGECVQAGVKTAVVISAGFKEHGEDGLELERQIADRIRGTRLRVVGPNCLGVMNPLTGLNATFSQQIARPGSVAFLSQSGALCTAILDWSLRELVGFSAFVSVGSMLDVGWGDLIDYLGNDTGTQSILIYMESIGDARTFLSAAREVSLNKPIIVIKAGRTEAAAKAAASHTGAMVGSDEVLDAAFRRSGVLRVHSISDIFYMSEVLAKQPRPRGPRLVILSNAGGPGVLAADGLAAQGGELAELSPSTLEQLDKILPPHWSHGNPIDILGDAGPERYGKALEIALNDPNADGILVLTAPQGLAEPTKIAELLKPYATSTGKPILACFMGGAEIVAANEILNRAGIPTFQFPDTATRAFTYMWRWSYNLRGLYETPVLRSQTEQEPDRATADRLIQSARQAGRSLLSEAESKQILAAYFIPTVTTRVAATADEAVAHADAITYPVVVKLHSLTLTHKTDVGGVQLDLKDAAAVRAAFQTIENAVGAKAGRQHFLGVTVQPMISRDGFELILGSSIDPQFGPVLLFGRGGQLVEIEQDNALALPPLNTTLARRMFEQTRIYKALQGVRGLPPVDLAALETLMVNFSRLVVDQPWIKEIDINPLLASGDRLLALDARVVLHPADTREDQLPRPVVRPYPQQYVSDWTMKDGIQVTIRPIRPEDEPLMIDFHGRLSDRSVYLRYFQPLKLTQRTAHERLTRICFIDYDREMALVTEFKHPDGSSEVLAVGRLSKLHGTEGAEIAVLVRDEFQHRGLGTEIVSRLLQIARDEKLKYVASTMLGVNREMRAICKRLNFQLSVDMEDDLVNARATLT, from the coding sequence ATGAAGACTTCCACCACCGACAAGGCGCACGATGTCCTTCACACCGAGGGCCATCCTCTCGACGCGCTCTTCCATCCCAAGACCGTCGCCGTGATTGGCGCCACCGAGCGTCCCGGCTCCATCGGACGCCGCGTCCTCTGGGCCCTTGTCAGCAGTCCCTTCGGCGGCACCGTGTATCCCGTCAGCAAGGACCGCGCCAGTGTCCTCGGCATCAAGGCCTACCCCAACGTCGCCGCCGTTCCGGAAGCGGTGGACATGGCCGTCATTGCCACTCCGGCCGCCACCGTGCCCGGCATCATTGGTGAATGTGTGCAGGCGGGCGTGAAGACCGCGGTTGTCATCTCCGCCGGCTTCAAGGAGCACGGCGAAGATGGCCTCGAACTCGAGCGCCAGATCGCCGACCGCATCCGCGGCACCCGCCTGCGCGTCGTCGGCCCCAATTGCCTCGGCGTCATGAACCCGCTTACCGGGTTGAATGCCACCTTCTCGCAACAGATCGCGCGCCCCGGCAGTGTTGCGTTCCTCAGCCAGAGCGGCGCCCTCTGCACCGCCATTCTCGACTGGAGCCTGCGCGAATTGGTCGGCTTCAGCGCCTTCGTCTCGGTCGGCTCCATGCTCGACGTCGGATGGGGCGACCTGATTGACTACCTCGGCAACGACACTGGCACCCAGTCCATCCTCATTTACATGGAATCGATCGGCGACGCGCGCACATTTCTCTCCGCCGCGCGCGAGGTCTCGCTCAACAAGCCGATCATCGTGATCAAAGCCGGCCGTACCGAAGCCGCCGCCAAGGCCGCCGCCTCCCATACCGGCGCCATGGTCGGCAGCGACGAAGTTCTGGACGCCGCCTTTCGCCGCAGCGGCGTGCTCCGCGTCCACTCTATCTCTGACATCTTTTACATGTCGGAAGTCCTGGCCAAGCAGCCGCGCCCACGCGGCCCGCGTCTTGTCATCCTGAGCAACGCCGGCGGCCCGGGCGTGCTCGCCGCCGACGGTCTCGCGGCCCAGGGCGGCGAACTCGCCGAGCTTTCCCCCAGCACGCTCGAACAACTCGACAAGATCCTGCCGCCGCACTGGAGCCACGGCAATCCCATTGACATCCTCGGTGACGCCGGACCCGAGCGCTACGGTAAGGCGCTGGAAATCGCGCTCAACGATCCCAACGCCGACGGCATCCTTGTCCTGACCGCGCCCCAGGGCCTGGCCGAGCCGACCAAAATTGCCGAACTGCTGAAGCCCTACGCCACCTCGACCGGAAAGCCGATCCTGGCTTGCTTCATGGGCGGCGCGGAGATCGTCGCGGCCAACGAAATCCTCAACCGCGCCGGCATTCCGACCTTCCAGTTTCCCGACACTGCCACCCGCGCTTTCACCTACATGTGGCGGTGGAGCTACAACCTGCGCGGTCTCTACGAAACTCCCGTCCTGCGCAGCCAGACGGAGCAGGAGCCCGACCGCGCCACCGCCGACCGGCTGATCCAATCCGCGCGCCAGGCCGGCCGCTCGCTGCTCTCCGAAGCCGAATCCAAGCAAATTCTGGCCGCGTATTTCATTCCCACGGTTACTACGCGCGTCGCCGCGACCGCCGACGAAGCCGTCGCGCACGCCGACGCCATCACCTATCCCGTCGTCGTCAAGCTGCACTCGCTTACCCTGACACACAAAACCGATGTCGGCGGGGTTCAGCTCGACCTCAAGGATGCTGCCGCCGTTCGCGCCGCTTTTCAGACCATCGAGAACGCCGTGGGCGCCAAGGCCGGCCGCCAGCATTTCCTGGGCGTCACCGTGCAGCCCATGATCTCGCGCGACGGTTTCGAGCTGATCCTCGGCAGCAGCATTGATCCGCAGTTCGGCCCGGTGCTGCTGTTCGGCCGCGGCGGCCAGTTGGTGGAAATCGAGCAGGACAATGCTCTCGCGCTGCCGCCGCTCAACACCACGCTCGCCCGCCGCATGTTCGAGCAGACCAGGATCTACAAGGCGCTCCAGGGCGTGCGCGGCCTGCCCCCGGTGGACCTGGCGGCGCTGGAAACGCTGATGGTGAATTTCAGCCGCCTGGTCGTCGACCAGCCATGGATCAAGGAGATCGACATTAACCCGCTGCTTGCCTCCGGCGACCGCCTCCTCGCCCTGGACGCGCGCGTCGTCCTCCATCCCGCCGACACCCGCGAAGACCAGCTCCCGCGTCCCGTCGTCCGCCCCTATCCGCAGCAGTACGTCAGCGATTGGACAATGAAAGACGGAATCCAGGTCACCATCCGGCCCATTCGTCCCGAGGATGAGCCGCTGATGATCGACTTTCACGGCCGCCTCTCCGACCGCAGCGTTTACCTGCGCTACTTCCAGCCGCTGAAACTCACGCAGCGCACCGCGCACGAGCGCCTCACGCGGATCTGCTTCATTGATTACGACCGCGAAATGGCGCTGGTCACCGAGTTCAAGCACCCCGACGGTTCCAGCGAAGTCCTTGCCGTCGGCCGCCTCAGCAAGCTGCACGGCACAGAAGGGGCCGAAATCGCCGTCCTGGTTCGCGACGAGTTCCAGCACCGCGGTCTCGGGACCGAAATTGTCAGCCGCCTATTGCAGATCGCCCGGGACGAAAAGCTGAAGTACGTCGCCTCCACCATGCTCGGCGTCAACCGCGAGATGCGCGCCATCTGCAAGCGCCTCAACTTCCAGCTCAGCGTGGACATGGAAGACGACCTGGTCAACGCACGGGCGACGCTGACGTAG
- the dut gene encoding dUTP diphosphatase: protein MLKVKLLVPTAKAPTVAHPGEDLGYDVYAAVTITVSGRNHGVVSTGIAIEITDDHGRPMGALLRDKSSMAAKRMVLTGGVIDSGYRGEIKVLMENLGDGPATIHAGDKIANLIPYPVLTGEVRVVEELAESKRKAGGFGSTGRK from the coding sequence ATGCTCAAAGTGAAGCTCTTGGTCCCCACGGCGAAGGCGCCCACCGTTGCCCACCCAGGCGAGGACTTGGGATACGACGTCTATGCGGCGGTAACGATCACGGTTTCCGGACGGAACCACGGCGTCGTCTCCACCGGGATTGCCATCGAGATCACCGACGATCACGGCCGGCCCATGGGGGCGCTGCTGCGCGACAAGTCGTCCATGGCTGCCAAGCGCATGGTGCTGACCGGCGGCGTGATTGATTCCGGCTACCGCGGCGAGATCAAGGTCCTGATGGAAAATCTGGGCGATGGGCCGGCCACGATTCACGCCGGCGACAAGATCGCCAACCTGATTCCTTATCCTGTGCTGACCGGAGAAGTGCGCGTCGTGGAAGAGCTGGCGGAGTCGAAGCGGAAGGCCGGCGGTTTCGGCTCCACGGGGCGCAAGTAG
- the purN gene encoding phosphoribosylglycinamide formyltransferase, which translates to MKKLGILLSGRGTNFAAIAESVKQGRILAEITIVISNRAEAPGIEHARQLGLDARVIISKGRVREEHDADVVAALNEKQVDLICMAGYMRLLSPLFIRAFPNRILNIHPSLLPSFPGLDAQKQAIEHGVKVSGCTVHFVDEDLDHGAIIVQRAVPVLDTDDDHSLAARILVQEHLAYTEAINIVLRGNYEIAGRRVVERKAVAAPVP; encoded by the coding sequence ATGAAAAAGCTCGGCATTTTACTTTCCGGACGCGGGACTAATTTTGCCGCCATCGCGGAGTCGGTGAAGCAAGGCCGCATCCTGGCTGAAATTACGATTGTCATTTCCAACCGCGCGGAGGCGCCGGGCATCGAGCACGCGCGCCAGCTCGGCCTCGACGCGCGCGTCATCATCAGCAAGGGACGTGTGCGCGAGGAACACGACGCCGACGTGGTGGCCGCACTCAACGAAAAGCAGGTTGACCTCATCTGCATGGCTGGCTACATGCGGCTGTTGTCGCCGCTGTTCATCCGCGCGTTCCCCAACCGCATTCTGAATATTCATCCGTCGCTGCTGCCCTCGTTTCCCGGCCTGGACGCGCAGAAGCAGGCGATCGAGCACGGCGTGAAGGTTTCCGGCTGCACCGTGCATTTCGTGGACGAGGACCTCGACCACGGCGCGATCATTGTGCAGCGGGCGGTGCCGGTGCTCGATACGGACGACGATCACTCGCTGGCGGCGCGGATCCTGGTTCAGGAGCACCTCGCCTACACCGAGGCGATCAACATCGTGCTGCGCGGCAATTACGAGATCGCGGGCCGGCGCGTGGTGGAGAGGAAGGCGGTGGCGGCGCCAGTTCCGTAG